In the genome of Aricia agestis chromosome 4, ilAriAges1.1, whole genome shotgun sequence, the window tatctaatttacgcgggcgaagccgcacggaacgtctagtataaatatataattggaatctcggaatcggctccaatgattttcatgaaatttattatatagggggtttcgggggcaataaatctatctagctaggaatcatttttaggaaatgtcattttattcgtgttttatcgaataccgagcaaagctcggtcaaatagctagttaatatttaaacaagatCTTGCTCTACAGTGCGAGTACGTGCAAGGCCTATTGCGTCTAATTATTCCGAGATATGGTAAGCCTCTAATAACATAATCACAGACAATATATCACTATGTAGGCACAACATACTAATATGGCTTGCATAATATGCATACATTAACGCATATAATTCGTGTTGACCGACTGTTATTATAGATTAGATGTTAGCACAATGTTTTAATCAATTAGACTTAATAGGATACTTTAATAATGTAGTACTGGGAAGTACAATTTAAGTCTAGATACTAAATTAATCTGCTTAATTAATCATTAATCTTTAGGCCCGGTTGTATTTTGGGAACCCTGATGCTACTGCTAAAGAAGTAGAATATCGAAGAAAATACATTCAAGATACAAAcccaaaataaaaaacttaaaaatacttacatagtATGGTACTTACAAAACAATATCAAATGTTATGGCAATCGAccataactaataataatactccccacaccggcttcggtgacggtagccggtttcattgaaaccagaccaggtacgcaggagtaattttatagtgcccaagtgtatgcgcagtacacaagagcactccctattcctttactctcataacccagtgggacggaagaccgatacgactggcgagagatcaggcgcaggaccgactttttacatacccatccgacgcatggatcatcttacttgtcagataatcaggtgatcagcctgcattgtcctaatcaaacttggaaataacatgtttccaacgcgggattcgaacccacgacctctaactctaaccactagaccacggaggcgttatatatACGTAGGCGACCATAACTATACATTATAAattaagatgatgatgatgccaATACTCACTAAAGCAAAAATACGATCGAAAAGGAAAAGCGTGTAAATAAAAACATTCGACTTCGAAGCGACAATCTTACATTTCAAAAGATCGAGAATAATCTATATTTGCTTCGGCATTCCGATCACACTTTTCCATTAGGTTCTTTTAATGCTGCGAAGTCAATAGTCATACATTTTGACCTATCTATATACTAGAAGGGGTGAAAGTCTCTACAAATAAAACTGCTTTCAAAGACCTCTCGAGTCGAGATTCTCGGAAACGTGGCTTCGATTTTATTTGAGATAAACTCAACATTGTATTTAATGTACTTTCAGCGCCTACTCTGCTTTCAAAGTGATCCGCAtcagctataatataattcCATGCAAAACTAATGATTTTAACTAATTGAatttaggccggcaacgcacctgcagctcttctgatgttgtgagtgtccatgggcgacggtagttgcttaccatcaggtgacccgtttgctcatttgccccctcatttaataaaaaaaaagaacctgttaagtttttacttcaaaaataaaaaaaaatcgagctCTGCATTAGCAGAATGGCCATGGGGCTACTTGCGTATAACTTGTAATGAAAGAATATATTGTCTgtgctattttttatttaacccaTTTATTAAAAGGTTAATTTACATctcattttttactttagttgCATTGGCTTTGGTCTATCCAGATAAATTTGTTGATATCTAAGACATCGAGGGACCTTATAGTCGATATAAAATCTTCTCTTTCGACACCCACAATCTGTGGTTTCCTAGAAAATATCCAGGCGaattctgaaacaaaaaatatcaataataaaacATCACTTGCATATGATTTTGAGAATTTTACTTGGTTTATTGTAGAGAGAGTGTGATCTCATTCTCAAATTATTACATTACTTTCACAATAATTCTCTTATTTTGTTCCTACATGGTATGAAGTACTGAAAACTCTTTTTACGAAATCAACAGctatattgaattattaaatgttcATTATTAAATGGGCGCTGTTAAGCATGTATCATCCCGCAAACATTACGGattaaggcgctccccctacggagatgccgtaatttaccgtatttaaagccttataaacgcttaatttgaaagctacaaagttatattttataataaaaatacagcagtattcttcagtatatcaacattcctttctccatcattaattttctatttttgtttattatattcgtgatattagcttccaaagtaataccaatttattaaaatttaggcatactttcagcatctccctagcatttacaaattacgtttatttgaaacacacgataatagatagacaatttcataaactacatattccgtttgatttattttatcaattttgaattaagataagtaaaaaataggatttttgagCGATCttggcaacgcgtcaaatgtatggtcaaggtcgtttgctcgggggatggccttaagtcATGTTCTTTATATCATTTATGTCAAGATAGCATTTATAGCACAGcaatttttgtgggttagtacagaAATGCTTAAAAGCGACtaaataggtacctatgtaaatGATCATTACTTAACTGGTGTTATTTGACTTACCTTCCTTTTTATTATTAGCTTCATCCTCAAGGCAGCTGTAGTTTATGATGTTATCACCCTCGTTGTAGATTACTACTACCTTTGGAAGCTGACGCGTTTTCTTCGCCTCTGGAAAGTAATTAGAAAGGGGTGAATACACTTTTAGGCATAGTTGAACAAAGTAGGAAAAACTTATTACACACCTTGAAATTGTAACCAAAATACTAGGAACTAAAAACAAGAACTTTTCTAGTTATTGGGCTATTGGGcgccataatattttttaaataatattgaagaattagtatatttaatttaagtttgGAGTTAAACAGATGTTTTaggaacaaaataattatgtgcCGTTTTATGACTTGTCTAGACATCAAAGCAAGAATAATTAATAGTCCTACAAAATGTTTGTAGCAGGGTAAGTGAAAACAATTTACTGCTACATATCCATCCATAGAATAACCATTCGACACGAATATGGAGCTGTTAATAACTGTTCCTATTTACCCAACATTTTCTATACCTCCTCCAGAAGACAGAGTGAAGTTCAGAACTCCTCGGCCGCTGTCGTCGACTATGTTGCACTCCCCCCTCAGGTGCTCCGGGGAGCTGCTGGGGACGTTGATGGACTCCCCCACGAATCCGGCACCCTGGGGCCACGTGCGCACCACGACACAGGACGTCGCCACCTCGATGTCATACTCATACCTGCCTAATTCATACCAGATACCTTCGGAAACctgaaaaaaataggatttatttttaattctaaaaGACACATACAAGCCAGGTTGGCCGGCGTTGGCGTTGCAGCGGGATAAATGGAAGGACTTGGGAGAGGCCTttacccagcagtgggacagcataggctcttaaaaaaaaatggcaaaaaaaattaaatcactaTAGTTTTCTCTGAAAccaagctataggctataggaTTCATAAAACGGAGGGTGCACAGCGCATTGAAGGAGTGGAGATAATCCCCTTCTCTTACTACCCCATAGCAATTATTATTGCTGTATAATTACTTTTGCCGACTGCTAACCAATGTTTCTtttactcaattttttttttatgaaataagggggcaagcgagcaaacgggtcacctgatggaaagcaacttccgtcgcccatggacactcgcagcatcagaagagctgcaggtgcgttgccggccttctaaggggtaataggggagggtagggaagggaataggggagggtacggaagggaata includes:
- the LOC121726140 gene encoding bilin-binding protein-like, with translation MLSHCWVSEGIWYELGRYEYDIEVATSCVVVRTWPQGAGFVGESINVPSSSPEHLRGECNIVDDSGRGVLNFTLSSGGEAKKTRQLPKVVVIYNEGDNIINYSCLEDEANNKKEEFAWIFSRKPQIVGVEREDFISTIRSLDVLDINKFIWIDQSQCN